In the Peptoclostridium acidaminophilum DSM 3953 genome, one interval contains:
- a CDS encoding DUF1292 domain-containing protein, whose protein sequence is MEKKLEGCGCGCGCDSSETEVKESCCCNEFDECGAEESEGCGCGCGGEDDEEYETLDITLDDGKVLSCIVLGVFDVEEIEGKEYIALLPEEHEDVFLYEFAEDEEGVELSNIEDDAEFEKVSQKFSELFQD, encoded by the coding sequence ATGGAAAAGAAACTAGAAGGCTGCGGCTGTGGCTGCGGATGCGACTCATCAGAAACAGAAGTTAAAGAGAGCTGCTGCTGCAACGAATTTGACGAGTGCGGCGCTGAAGAATCAGAAGGCTGTGGCTGCGGATGCGGCGGCGAAGATGACGAAGAGTATGAAACTCTTGACATCACGCTTGACGATGGAAAAGTGCTTAGCTGCATAGTACTTGGAGTATTCGACGTTGAAGAAATTGAAGGCAAAGAATATATAGCGCTGCTTCCAGAGGAGCACGAAGACGTATTCCTTTATGAATTTGCAGAAGACGAAGAAGGCGTTGAGCTTTCAAACATAGAAGACGATGCGGAATTTGAAAAGGTATCTCAAAAATTCTCAGAGCTC